The Agarilytica rhodophyticola genome has a window encoding:
- a CDS encoding putative RNA methyltransferase — MTAIWACPLCKSALTLVDNSLTCTNHHMFDRAKQGYVNLLPANKKRSLEPGDNAEMIDARRKFLNTGHYDFLMSAICQRVLNKMARVTAAHSAASDQQHKDRSFVCLDLGCGEGAYLEYITGQSAAGRCDCYGLDISKFAVKRAASLFKQKAQDKNHKQEHQPVRFAVASSYHIPVLDSSVDIAISVFAPLAAAEVARILKPGGILLRITPGPRHLLQLKQAIYSKAITHEPPKALEKAEVLVSDQIHRQVELEQQVLADLIAMTPLSWHGSRVGKEDLLANTSFTVDFNFIIQEIRFDG, encoded by the coding sequence ATGACCGCGATATGGGCCTGCCCTCTATGTAAAAGTGCATTGACGTTGGTAGACAATAGTTTGACATGCACTAATCACCATATGTTTGATCGCGCCAAGCAAGGATATGTCAATTTATTACCAGCAAATAAGAAACGAAGTCTTGAGCCTGGTGATAATGCAGAAATGATCGATGCACGCAGAAAATTTTTAAATACCGGACACTACGACTTTTTGATGTCGGCGATTTGCCAAAGAGTCTTAAATAAGATGGCGAGGGTAACTGCAGCTCATTCTGCGGCTTCAGACCAGCAGCACAAAGACCGCTCTTTTGTCTGTCTAGATCTGGGGTGTGGTGAGGGCGCTTATTTGGAATATATTACTGGGCAGAGCGCGGCAGGCCGATGTGACTGTTATGGTTTGGACATCTCTAAATTTGCTGTTAAACGAGCGGCTAGTCTTTTTAAGCAAAAAGCACAGGACAAAAACCACAAACAAGAGCATCAGCCTGTGCGCTTTGCCGTGGCCAGTAGTTATCATATCCCAGTACTCGATTCCTCAGTAGATATTGCCATAAGCGTTTTTGCTCCACTCGCTGCAGCTGAGGTGGCCAGGATATTAAAGCCTGGGGGGATTTTACTGCGCATTACGCCCGGTCCGCGCCACCTTTTACAACTGAAACAGGCTATCTATAGCAAAGCCATTACTCATGAGCCTCCTAAAGCCCTTGAAAAAGCCGAAGTGCTTGTGTCTGATCAAATACATCGGCAAGTTGAATTAGAACAGCAGGTGCTTGCTGACTTAATCGCAATGACACCACTTAGTTGGCACGGCAGTAGAGTGGGCAAAGAGGATTTACTGGCTAATACATCATTTACCGTCGACTTCAACTTCATTATTCAGGAAATACGTTTTGACGGATGA
- a CDS encoding DUF1653 domain-containing protein, which produces MTDEIVPGKYRHYKGNDYQVYEVARHSETQEPLVVYRALYGNFDLWVRPLAMFSESVDVNGEEILRFSLIEKADVKDTDTHLP; this is translated from the coding sequence ATGACTGATGAAATCGTTCCAGGAAAATACCGTCACTATAAGGGTAATGATTATCAGGTGTATGAAGTGGCAAGGCATTCAGAAACACAAGAACCCTTGGTGGTTTATCGTGCACTATACGGTAACTTCGATTTGTGGGTGCGACCACTGGCGATGTTTAGTGAAAGTGTCGATGTCAACGGTGAGGAAATATTACGCTTTTCTTTGATTGAAAAAGCCGATGTTAAAGATACTGATACTCACTTACCATAA
- a CDS encoding flavodoxin domain-containing protein, whose amino-acid sequence MANIHIVTGSVMGTAEGVAQSAHKILEQLGHTVFAHETFSVENFDENAILLVCTSSTGMGDLPENIIPFYHFLLSPDRSLAGMKYGIISLGDSSYPNFAQAGIHLDETLADLGAVRLGDRLIMDAILVEDHQQEASTWIKEWATLL is encoded by the coding sequence ATGGCAAATATACACATCGTCACAGGCTCTGTCATGGGTACCGCTGAAGGCGTGGCTCAGTCTGCTCACAAAATTTTGGAACAATTAGGGCATACAGTATTTGCTCACGAAACATTCAGCGTCGAAAACTTTGATGAAAACGCAATCTTATTAGTATGCACATCAAGTACAGGTATGGGAGATTTACCGGAAAATATCATACCCTTCTATCATTTTCTCCTGAGTCCTGATCGCAGCCTTGCCGGTATGAAATACGGCATCATTAGCTTGGGAGATTCATCTTATCCAAATTTTGCCCAAGCAGGCATACACTTAGATGAGACCTTAGCAGATCTCGGTGCTGTTCGCTTGGGTGACAGGCTAATTATGGATGCTATTTTAGTTGAAGACCATCAGCAAGAAGCGTCTACATGGATAAAAGAATGGGCAACATTACTTTAA
- the fldB gene encoding flavodoxin FldB, with protein sequence MSERKKIGLFYGSSTCYTEMAGEKIRDTIGEQWVDVFNIADTPIIETQFYNYLILGIPTWDYGELQEDWEEIWDEIDELDLNNKKVALYGLGDQIGYPEWFLDAMGYLYHKIRGLGAITVGSWPNQGYQFEGSKALTDDQKQFFGLALDDENQFDQTQTRIDSWCQQILQEFAINENHS encoded by the coding sequence ATGAGCGAACGCAAAAAAATCGGCCTATTTTATGGCAGCTCCACATGCTATACCGAGATGGCAGGGGAAAAAATTCGCGATACTATAGGCGAACAATGGGTAGATGTTTTTAACATTGCAGACACACCAATTATTGAAACTCAGTTTTACAACTATCTTATTCTAGGAATCCCCACTTGGGACTATGGTGAATTACAAGAAGACTGGGAAGAAATTTGGGACGAGATCGATGAGTTAGACTTGAACAATAAAAAAGTCGCACTCTATGGTTTGGGAGACCAAATAGGCTATCCCGAGTGGTTTTTGGATGCCATGGGTTATCTTTATCACAAGATTCGTGGGCTCGGTGCAATCACTGTAGGTAGCTGGCCAAATCAGGGCTATCAGTTTGAAGGCTCCAAAGCACTAACGGATGATCAAAAACAATTTTTTGGCTTAGCCTTGGATGACGAAAACCAATTCGACCAAACACAGACTCGCATCGATAGCTGGTGTCAGCAGATATTGCAAGAATTCGCGATAAACGAAAATCACTCGTAA
- the mnmC gene encoding bifunctional tRNA (5-methylaminomethyl-2-thiouridine)(34)-methyltransferase MnmD/FAD-dependent 5-carboxymethylaminomethyl-2-thiouridine(34) oxidoreductase MnmC encodes MTSSENSPATQLASVSWNDDGLPVSKQFDDIYFSTASGLEESRYVFIDGNQLTERWQQLIPGSGFNIGETGFGSGLNFLAAWQLWENLETTESCQLHFCSVEKYPLSPADLKQALALWPQLSKYSDALINAYPPQPLSGIHQLVFNQGKVLLTLYFGEAAEGFSQFAAIDKAGEKVRSLINAFKCANGTRAPYINAWFLDGFAPAKNPEMWSHELFEKIKMLSGKNTSIATFTVAGTVRKGLQNVGFECKKIKGFGRKREMLIGHLPANQTFPVSDITSQDEALEKKPSLLTTQLSTKQRRRSQNENSWHLISTPDNKNIEHCIVIGGGLAGCHTAFALAQKNIAVTIIEKEPSLATQASGNRQGVVYAKLSPFQDPLSTFNLNAQIYADHFYQTHNFYRNCGDQCGVLHLAVNDRQQQLYSEFAKRFQGNKAFVQWLTREQCQDVSGLKSHYNALYLPTSGWINPVKLCRQLSQHPLITVKYYQDITTLEHNGSWHVSNASGQHICQADAVVIANAFYAQQFHQSQHLPLKHIRGQVSHIDTDLMPTQVKSVICGDGYIAPAHDNHYTFGATFGLNDDDQRLRHSDHTENLNKLKVLSPDLDGIDAQVKPDTLSGKVGFRCTTPDYFPIVGPVARFEDMTQSFALLRKKAKAVIDEPGAYHQNLFCNLAYGSRGLCYAPLSAQLLASLISGDFLPIERQLYRYLHPARFLIRDLMRNKV; translated from the coding sequence ATGACCTCATCAGAAAATAGCCCGGCAACACAACTTGCCAGCGTGTCATGGAATGATGATGGCCTGCCTGTGTCCAAGCAATTTGATGACATATATTTTTCTACCGCAAGTGGCTTAGAAGAAAGCCGCTATGTATTTATCGATGGCAATCAATTAACTGAACGCTGGCAACAACTCATACCGGGCTCTGGGTTTAATATAGGTGAAACAGGCTTTGGTAGCGGTTTAAATTTTTTAGCTGCATGGCAATTGTGGGAAAATCTGGAAACAACAGAAAGTTGCCAATTACATTTTTGCTCAGTAGAAAAATACCCCTTATCTCCCGCAGACTTAAAACAAGCCCTAGCTTTATGGCCACAACTAAGTAAGTATAGTGATGCACTGATTAACGCGTATCCGCCACAACCTCTTAGCGGTATTCACCAATTAGTGTTTAATCAAGGGAAGGTTTTATTGACCTTGTACTTTGGTGAAGCTGCCGAAGGATTTTCTCAATTTGCAGCAATCGATAAAGCGGGCGAAAAAGTTCGCTCCCTTATTAACGCCTTTAAGTGTGCGAATGGGACAAGAGCACCTTATATAAATGCGTGGTTTCTCGATGGTTTTGCACCGGCTAAAAACCCTGAAATGTGGTCGCATGAATTATTTGAGAAAATAAAAATGCTAAGTGGCAAAAATACCAGCATCGCCACTTTTACCGTTGCAGGAACTGTACGTAAAGGCCTACAAAATGTCGGCTTTGAATGCAAAAAAATTAAAGGCTTCGGTCGCAAGCGAGAAATGCTCATAGGCCACTTACCTGCTAACCAAACATTTCCTGTTTCAGACATAACTTCTCAAGATGAAGCACTTGAGAAAAAACCATCGTTATTAACCACACAACTATCTACAAAACAAAGACGACGCTCTCAGAATGAAAATTCCTGGCATCTTATTAGTACACCAGACAATAAAAATATCGAACACTGTATTGTTATCGGTGGTGGACTAGCAGGTTGCCATACGGCATTTGCACTGGCACAAAAAAATATCGCCGTTACCATTATTGAAAAAGAGCCGTCACTGGCAACACAGGCATCGGGAAACCGACAAGGTGTTGTGTATGCCAAGCTATCTCCCTTTCAAGACCCTCTGAGTACATTTAATTTAAACGCACAAATATATGCGGATCATTTTTATCAGACGCATAATTTTTACCGCAATTGCGGTGATCAGTGCGGCGTTTTGCATCTGGCAGTAAATGATCGTCAGCAGCAGTTATACTCTGAATTTGCCAAGCGTTTTCAGGGTAATAAAGCATTTGTGCAGTGGTTAACAAGAGAGCAGTGCCAAGATGTTTCTGGCCTAAAGAGCCACTATAACGCTTTATATTTACCCACATCAGGCTGGATAAACCCAGTCAAACTATGCAGGCAACTCAGCCAACATCCGCTGATTACCGTGAAATATTACCAAGATATTACAACACTTGAGCATAATGGAAGCTGGCATGTAAGCAATGCAAGTGGACAACATATATGCCAGGCAGATGCAGTCGTTATTGCCAATGCCTTCTACGCACAGCAATTTCACCAAAGCCAGCACCTTCCGCTAAAACACATCCGTGGACAGGTGAGCCATATCGATACCGATCTTATGCCAACACAGGTGAAAAGCGTAATTTGTGGGGATGGCTATATCGCCCCTGCTCATGATAATCACTATACTTTTGGTGCCACCTTCGGCCTCAATGATGACGACCAAAGACTGCGACACTCAGACCACACCGAAAATCTTAACAAGCTTAAGGTGCTTTCTCCTGATTTGGATGGAATTGACGCGCAAGTAAAACCTGATACTTTGTCTGGTAAAGTAGGCTTTCGTTGCACTACGCCAGACTATTTCCCTATCGTTGGCCCCGTTGCTCGCTTCGAAGATATGACCCAATCGTTTGCTTTGTTAAGAAAGAAAGCGAAAGCCGTTATTGATGAGCCAGGCGCTTATCATCAAAATCTATTCTGCAACCTCGCTTACGGTTCGAGAGGCTTGTGCTATGCGCCTCTATCCGCACAATTGTTAGCAAGCCTTATTAGCGGTGACTTCTTACCTATTGAGCGCCAACTATATCGTTATCTCCATCCCGCCCGATTTCTAATTCGGGATCTTATGCGCAACAAAGTTTAG
- a CDS encoding late competence development ComFB family protein has product MLLSVGRQRYISESATDSVHNYYEQMVFEQLSRAFKRASEDSEFLADAACVALNRLPPRYVRHDVDMTFFMTPNELDEMVNNVVRAVNEAVEYVESREREKAEKEQQENQDQQVEEDQPE; this is encoded by the coding sequence ATGCTGCTAAGTGTTGGAAGACAACGCTATATTTCAGAATCAGCGACTGATTCAGTGCATAATTATTACGAGCAAATGGTGTTTGAGCAGCTCTCGCGAGCCTTTAAGCGAGCCTCAGAAGATTCCGAATTCCTTGCTGATGCAGCCTGTGTAGCACTGAATAGACTACCTCCCCGCTATGTTCGCCACGATGTGGATATGACGTTTTTTATGACGCCCAACGAACTGGATGAGATGGTTAATAATGTTGTAAGAGCCGTCAATGAAGCCGTGGAGTATGTTGAAAGTCGTGAAAGGGAAAAGGCCGAGAAGGAACAGCAGGAAAATCAAGATCAGCAAGTGGAAGAAGATCAGCCTGAATAA
- a CDS encoding glutaminyl-peptide cyclotransferase codes for MAKQFNRIFTAFILLPLAFTAAFACAEMKLIATVIEQQAHDSKTFTQGLYLHDGVFFESSGLYGQSFIQRYNRKNTIEKRVDLPANIFAEGLTIKENQLHLLTWQSGQLLSFNSETLEYLGNRPYKGEGWGLTHHKDEFIMSNGSDKIFFRDSKSFEIKRTISVHNKWRKYTNINELEYVDGAIWANVWQSSNILKISPKDGEVLGIASLKDLAKKNDTVPQHTVLNGIAFDPEKQAFWITGKFWPNRYLVRFEQQKNNQRDNK; via the coding sequence ATGGCGAAGCAATTCAACAGAATTTTTACAGCATTTATACTTTTACCTTTGGCCTTCACAGCAGCTTTTGCTTGCGCAGAAATGAAGCTGATTGCAACCGTTATCGAGCAGCAGGCACACGATAGCAAGACATTCACGCAGGGGCTGTATTTGCACGACGGTGTTTTTTTCGAGTCTAGCGGCTTGTATGGTCAATCGTTTATACAACGCTACAATCGCAAAAATACAATTGAAAAGCGTGTAGATTTACCGGCCAATATATTTGCCGAAGGTTTGACCATCAAAGAGAACCAACTGCATCTTCTAACATGGCAAAGCGGCCAGCTACTCAGCTTCAACAGTGAGACGTTGGAATATCTTGGCAACCGACCATACAAAGGTGAAGGTTGGGGGCTTACGCATCATAAAGACGAGTTTATTATGAGCAACGGCTCGGATAAGATTTTTTTTCGAGATAGTAAAAGCTTTGAGATCAAACGTACGATCAGCGTTCATAACAAATGGCGTAAATATACCAATATTAACGAATTAGAATATGTGGATGGTGCAATTTGGGCTAATGTCTGGCAAAGCTCCAATATCCTCAAAATATCCCCAAAAGATGGTGAAGTTTTGGGGATTGCCTCGTTAAAAGATTTAGCCAAAAAAAATGATACTGTACCCCAGCACACGGTTCTTAATGGCATAGCCTTTGATCCTGAAAAACAGGCTTTTTGGATAACAGGCAAGTTTTGGCCAAACCGTTACCTTGTCAGATTCGAGCAACAGAAAAACAATCAACGCGATAACAAATAA